A window from Lachnoanaerobaculum umeaense encodes these proteins:
- a CDS encoding DUF4194 domain-containing protein, with product MAIDIKEEIANYLLNNCFLMGTVDSTREKYYYVINHEESFRQIFLPIGYTLVIHRNLRVVQLINNHGSGRIALKKYESIILLIFRLLYVEKRESLSTNEDRIYATVEEIKNEYEKLNLPRKFDRAFLEDSIRNIKRYNLVKVENGLANMDAKIQIYPSVMLAMPDTNISKAYDETVKLLSQYENSEEEDEE from the coding sequence ATGGCAATAGATATAAAAGAAGAGATAGCCAATTATTTATTGAATAATTGCTTTCTTATGGGAACTGTAGATTCCACAAGAGAGAAGTATTACTATGTTATAAATCATGAGGAAAGCTTTAGACAGATTTTTTTACCTATTGGATATACTTTGGTAATCCATAGAAATTTGAGGGTTGTTCAACTTATCAACAATCATGGCAGTGGTAGAATTGCATTAAAGAAATATGAGAGCATTATTTTACTGATTTTTAGGCTTTTATATGTGGAAAAGAGGGAAAGTCTGTCTACGAATGAAGACAGGATCTATGCTACAGTAGAGGAAATCAAAAATGAATATGAGAAGCTGAATTTGCCAAGAAAATTTGACAGAGCTTTTTTGGAGGATTCTATTAGGAATATAAAAAGATATAATCTGGTAAAAGTAGAAAATGGTTTAGCGAATATGGATGCTAAGATACAGATATACCCTTCTGTTATGCTTGCAATGCCTGATACCAATATTTCAAAAGCATATGATGAAACTGTTAAGTTGCTTTCTCAATACGAAAATTCTGAAGAGGAGGATGAAGAATGA
- a CDS encoding ATP-binding protein, with product MIRMTRLHLINWHNFQDDIIDFKNITYLLGVNAVGKTTIMDAVRYCLTTNKDFNTAGNKKSSRTLLGSVHQKQRAEDSYLRPGHTVSYIGIEFLDEVIKKTFVIIARVESETPKQDLRGVYQDWYITKPGYTLDDIPFFIKRKEGKTPASRESFKLENKGMDRASNQADARRRICRMLGIGDADSPIGKKFNEVFHMGTSLEDIKDIREFIYTYILPEPEVNIDFLQKDMIELERLQEILQEASDREALLKEINEKIKNAKELFIKVKINEILVAYANLQGNIEETNEKKYLIEEWESSLSVLEEKLVDLAAVESKTLELLYEAQRAAENNAENKELLSLESENKNNVIEENKLILESGIFNNSAKELFELKDKLNKLGFVFDIDNCIMDENCLTQERLAEIKRVAKVFADMEEEIKNQDAKIRTDIVKFNEESTILSNKIKSLESGIMCYPKEAIFVRDKINGVLSEQSKKGDARLLCELLYMTDNSWQDAVESYLNTQRFNIIVEPDNYLLAKKVFISLGDKVKGIGLVDTRKIKDVEYESEKESYLSDKIDSENTYAGAYARFVMKDVICCESSGDLEKFSKSVTKDRLRFQSFCLQRMAKREHFIGVDAIEKQLKTAKKELIEIQKNLNELDISKKNFDVIYKGYTKFRAGESFSKLEKYCESKKKAKELGIKIADINKKIEEFKKNPILLAMYDRVKECQKNVNDIRDEITDAKAKKQNISDNIIKSKLIIEDLEKNLTGLQIVYENSVNGYSELSLDVEKKYLNERKSKKASTISYNFSNRMTQDNIALNSYLNQELIPLQQKYTATYTCDYAIGLEGANRYMQEFLSLQNIELERHRSELAQAQIRCKDRFRKEVLFRMKDDILRARQQFKQVNRVMENLEYGEESYRFGIDKSKDKELGLFYDIIMDKDNQQIDRDNDILAYMAEVNKSEIFESQIEDFMSRIMIDVEEHAKQNLTGQKSKAKNMGMYVDYRTYLDYDIIIKNVVTEKEVALSKVSGEGSGGENQAPFYVAICASLLQIYEQSKEESIRLILLDEAFNNMTSDRIEPMMNMFKKLRLQLVLIATAEKATAILPYCDITYSIVKSGNRNAIRAFERLEDGLR from the coding sequence ATGATAAGGATGACAAGACTTCATCTGATAAATTGGCATAATTTCCAAGATGATATTATAGATTTCAAAAATATCACATATCTTTTAGGCGTAAATGCAGTAGGAAAGACAACTATAATGGATGCAGTCAGATATTGCCTCACCACTAATAAGGACTTTAATACTGCCGGAAATAAAAAGAGTAGTAGAACTCTTTTAGGCTCAGTTCACCAAAAACAGAGAGCAGAGGACAGCTATCTTCGTCCCGGTCATACAGTTTCATATATAGGTATTGAATTTTTGGATGAGGTTATTAAAAAGACTTTTGTAATAATAGCTCGTGTGGAATCGGAAACTCCAAAGCAGGATCTTAGGGGAGTATATCAGGACTGGTACATTACAAAGCCCGGATATACCCTTGATGATATTCCTTTTTTTATAAAAAGAAAAGAGGGTAAGACTCCTGCTTCAAGAGAAAGCTTTAAGCTTGAAAATAAGGGAATGGACAGGGCTTCAAATCAGGCTGATGCTAGAAGAAGGATCTGTCGTATGCTTGGCATAGGTGATGCTGATTCTCCTATTGGAAAGAAGTTCAATGAAGTTTTCCATATGGGTACAAGTCTGGAGGATATAAAGGATATAAGGGAGTTCATTTATACGTACATTCTTCCTGAGCCTGAGGTGAATATTGATTTTTTACAAAAGGATATGATTGAACTTGAAAGATTGCAGGAGATATTGCAGGAGGCATCTGACAGGGAGGCTTTATTAAAAGAGATAAATGAAAAAATAAAGAATGCAAAAGAGCTTTTTATTAAGGTGAAAATAAATGAGATTTTGGTTGCCTACGCAAATCTTCAAGGAAATATAGAAGAAACAAATGAAAAGAAATATCTTATTGAAGAGTGGGAATCAAGTTTATCTGTACTTGAAGAAAAACTTGTAGATTTGGCTGCTGTAGAATCCAAGACTTTGGAACTTCTATATGAAGCACAAAGGGCTGCTGAAAACAATGCAGAAAATAAGGAATTGCTTTCACTTGAGAGTGAAAATAAAAATAATGTAATTGAAGAAAACAAACTTATATTAGAATCCGGAATTTTTAATAATTCAGCTAAAGAGTTATTTGAACTAAAGGATAAATTAAATAAGTTAGGCTTTGTTTTTGATATAGATAATTGTATAATGGATGAAAATTGCCTTACTCAAGAGAGGCTTGCAGAGATAAAAAGAGTCGCAAAAGTTTTTGCAGATATGGAAGAAGAGATAAAAAACCAAGATGCAAAAATAAGGACTGATATAGTTAAATTCAATGAGGAAAGTACAATACTTTCAAATAAAATAAAATCACTTGAATCAGGTATAATGTGTTATCCAAAGGAAGCTATATTTGTAAGAGATAAAATAAATGGAGTTTTGAGCGAGCAGAGTAAGAAGGGTGATGCCAGACTTTTGTGTGAGCTTTTATATATGACAGATAATAGCTGGCAGGACGCAGTGGAAAGCTATTTAAATACACAGAGATTCAATATAATTGTAGAGCCTGATAATTATCTTTTGGCAAAGAAAGTATTCATCTCTTTGGGGGATAAGGTAAAGGGTATAGGACTTGTAGATACAAGGAAGATAAAAGATGTAGAATATGAGAGTGAGAAAGAGTCTTATTTGAGTGATAAGATAGATTCAGAAAATACTTATGCCGGAGCATATGCAAGATTTGTTATGAAAGATGTTATCTGCTGTGAGTCTTCAGGCGATTTGGAGAAATTTTCAAAGAGTGTTACCAAGGATAGACTTAGATTTCAAAGTTTCTGCTTGCAAAGAATGGCAAAAAGAGAGCATTTTATCGGTGTAGATGCTATTGAAAAGCAATTAAAAACTGCGAAAAAAGAACTTATTGAGATACAAAAAAACTTAAATGAACTTGATATTTCCAAGAAAAATTTTGATGTTATCTATAAAGGATATACAAAATTTAGGGCAGGAGAGAGCTTTAGTAAACTTGAAAAGTATTGTGAATCTAAGAAAAAAGCTAAGGAACTTGGAATAAAGATAGCTGATATAAATAAGAAGATAGAAGAGTTTAAGAAAAATCCAATATTGCTGGCAATGTATGATAGAGTTAAGGAATGTCAAAAGAATGTAAATGATATCAGAGATGAGATAACAGATGCCAAGGCAAAAAAACAAAATATCAGTGACAATATAATAAAATCAAAGCTTATTATAGAAGACCTGGAAAAGAATTTGACTGGGCTACAAATTGTATATGAAAACAGTGTAAATGGCTATTCAGAACTTTCACTTGATGTAGAAAAGAAATATTTGAATGAAAGGAAGTCTAAGAAGGCTTCCACTATTTCATATAATTTTTCAAATCGTATGACACAGGATAATATTGCACTAAACAGCTATTTGAATCAGGAACTGATACCACTTCAACAAAAGTATACTGCCACATATACTTGTGACTATGCTATAGGTTTGGAAGGTGCGAACAGATATATGCAAGAATTCCTTAGTTTGCAAAATATTGAACTTGAGAGGCATAGGAGTGAACTTGCACAGGCACAGATTCGTTGTAAGGACAGATTCCGTAAGGAAGTGCTTTTTAGGATGAAGGACGATATACTAAGGGCAAGACAACAGTTCAAACAAGTAAATCGTGTTATGGAAAATCTGGAATATGGTGAGGAAAGTTATAGATTTGGCATTGACAAGAGTAAAGATAAGGAACTGGGACTTTTCTATGATATTATTATGGATAAGGACAATCAGCAAATCGACAGAGATAATGATATACTTGCATATATGGCCGAGGTAAATAAGTCTGAAATATTTGAAAGTCAGATTGAGGACTTTATGAGTAGAATAATGATAGATGTGGAAGAGCATGCAAAGCAAAATCTCACAGGGCAAAAATCCAAGGCAAAGAATATGGGAATGTATGTGGATTACAGAACCTATCTGGACTATGATATTATTATAAAAAATGTAGTGACAGAGAAAGAAGTTGCACTGTCAAAGGTAAGTGGTGAGGGCAGTGGAGGAGAAAATCAAGCTCCATTTTATGTTGCAATATGTGCCTCACTTTTACAAATTTATGAGCAGAGCAAGGAGGAATCTATCAGGCTTATATTATTGGATGAAGCATTCAACAATATGACCAGTGATAGAATCGAGCCTATGATGAATATGTTCAAGAAACTGAGACTACAACTGGTACTTATAGCGACAGCTGAAAAGGCTACAGCGATTTTGCCATATTGTGATATCACATATTCAATAGTAAAATCCGGAAATAGAAATGCAATACGAGCTTTTGAGAGGTTGGAGGATGGATTACGGTAA
- a CDS encoding Wadjet anti-phage system protein JetD domain-containing protein, with protein sequence MDYGKDILNSLVDMYERREGYIKEPSSLRAIQIDIKKNYPAYVDRYDHNAYKDINAAIEKLISEGVIISKLESTGVYSNVRLNIDRISDCYKRLNRKSIPEQCEYIKQILSLFENDNYMLLNNIISDWMNLAVNYRKLPYDLKYDGKRLKDVLTILEAVFKIEQESYIRNFSTAVFKDSKRFQKEFKSCIESILFDYTDDPIEKDKILEYYNLYENPTYVYIKGDMVISFDNSTIYANELPDGIALSNASLKRIKNIKVLAKAIITVENLTTYHDENKKEAVYIYLGGYHNKSKKELLEKIYKDNRFCEYLHEGDIDIYGFLILENLKERTGIPFKPLLMDVNTLKRFYEAGIYKELNISDIRMIEKNRENLKEYSEVLDFMLLNNCKVEQESLRAIELLE encoded by the coding sequence ATGGATTACGGTAAGGATATTTTAAATAGTTTAGTGGATATGTATGAAAGAAGAGAGGGCTATATAAAAGAGCCTTCTTCTTTACGTGCAATACAAATAGATATAAAAAAGAATTATCCGGCATATGTAGACAGATACGATCACAATGCGTATAAGGATATAAATGCAGCTATAGAAAAGTTGATAAGTGAAGGCGTGATAATATCAAAACTTGAATCTACCGGGGTGTATAGTAATGTCAGATTAAATATTGACAGAATATCGGATTGCTATAAGAGATTAAATAGAAAAAGTATTCCGGAGCAATGCGAATATATAAAGCAAATCTTGTCATTATTTGAGAATGATAATTATATGCTGCTAAATAATATAATATCCGATTGGATGAATCTAGCTGTAAACTATAGGAAGCTGCCATACGATTTAAAGTATGACGGTAAAAGGCTAAAAGATGTACTTACAATATTGGAAGCTGTATTTAAGATAGAGCAGGAAAGTTACATCAGAAATTTCTCAACTGCTGTATTTAAAGATTCAAAGAGATTCCAAAAAGAATTTAAGTCATGTATAGAGAGTATACTATTTGACTATACGGATGATCCTATAGAGAAGGATAAGATACTTGAATATTATAATTTATATGAGAATCCTACATATGTATATATAAAGGGAGATATGGTAATAAGTTTTGATAATTCTACAATATATGCTAATGAGTTACCGGATGGAATAGCTCTCTCAAATGCTTCACTTAAAAGGATAAAAAATATAAAAGTACTGGCAAAAGCTATTATTACAGTGGAAAATCTGACTACATACCATGATGAAAATAAGAAAGAAGCAGTATATATCTACCTTGGAGGATATCACAATAAATCAAAGAAAGAATTACTTGAAAAAATATATAAAGACAATAGGTTTTGTGAATATCTACATGAAGGGGATATAGATATCTACGGATTTTTGATACTTGAAAACTTAAAAGAGAGAACAGGTATACCGTTTAAGCCTCTCCTTATGGATGTAAATACATTAAAAAGATTTTATGAGGCAGGAATATACAAAGAACTTAATATATCAGATATCAGAATGATTGAGAAGAACAGAGAAAATCTTAAAGAGTATTCAGAGGTATTGGATTTTATGCTTTTGAATAATTGTAAGGTGGAGCAGGAGTCTTTAAGGGCAATAGAGTTATTGGAATAG
- the hpf gene encoding ribosome hibernation-promoting factor, HPF/YfiA family, translating into MRYTITGRNIEITDGLKKAVEEKLHKLEKYFTADTEARITLSVQKDAHKIEATIPTKQGLIRAEEVSQDMYVSIDKVQDIIEKQIKKFKNKLIDKKQAAMSFSDFFINDEAADADDEDEIKIVKTKRFSVKPMDPEEACLQMELLGHDFYVFRNAITDDICVVYKRKDGKYGIIEPKV; encoded by the coding sequence ATGCGTTATACAATTACTGGAAGAAATATTGAAATAACTGATGGTTTGAAGAAGGCAGTAGAGGAGAAGCTTCATAAATTAGAGAAATATTTTACAGCTGACACAGAGGCTAGAATTACATTAAGTGTACAAAAGGATGCACATAAAATCGAGGCTACTATTCCAACCAAGCAGGGACTTATCAGAGCAGAGGAAGTTAGCCAAGATATGTATGTTAGCATTGACAAGGTTCAGGATATTATAGAAAAGCAAATCAAGAAGTTTAAAAATAAGCTTATAGATAAGAAGCAGGCGGCAATGTCATTCTCAGATTTCTTTATAAATGATGAAGCTGCTGATGCAGATGATGAAGATGAGATAAAAATAGTAAAAACAAAGAGATTTAGCGTTAAGCCTATGGATCCTGAGGAGGCATGTTTACAGATGGAACTCTTGGGGCATGACTTCTATGTTTTTAGAAATGCAATAACAGATGATATATGTGTAGTTTATAAGAGAAAAGATGGCAAATATGGTATTATAGAGCCGAAAGTATAA
- a CDS encoding IS1182 family transposase, whose product MLTVNYYNDFFEIGQQKINFSFYELSLPDDDPVYTLKKVMEDLDFSGLLANCSDKGRTGYNPIMMYAVITYANMRGIRSIDRIVDLCERDIAFIWLTQGRKPKRDAFYEFKSKKLTSDILDDLNYQFMRRLQKEGFVTLKELFIDGTKIEANANRYTFVWRGSINYHLAGLLDSIDKLYSDYNSFLQDNGFGEKYELGNAQMFVIDGIDRVRDIIEKNRKRKITKHKKLSNNRIIEIDNCSPIEILKLQKNLMTIADGEGIVFVNGKGKRKPKLQQFYEELEHCGQRLMHYKECFEIMGKDRNSYSKTDLEATFMRMKEDHMLNGQLKPAYNVQIAVENYFIVHSYVSNDRTDYNTLIPVLEKHKEAFGEVLEEVTADSGYCSEKNLLYLKENKIDSYIKLQDHEKRKTRAYSKDIGKYYNMKTMVFEDEQVYICHDGRELRHINTEKKEQNGYTQTYEVYGCSDCSGCEHKSKCLYKYNPDKDIDKNKVMKINEVWEELREKSHANIQSEKGILKRQIRSIQTEGHFGDIKENEDFRRFNYRTSDKVYKEFMLFAIGRNINKYHRFLYAKLKKFEGKLQEKTA is encoded by the coding sequence ATGCTCACAGTTAATTATTATAACGACTTTTTTGAAATAGGTCAACAGAAAATCAACTTTAGCTTCTATGAATTGAGTTTACCCGATGACGATCCAGTCTATACCCTAAAAAAAGTTATGGAGGATTTAGATTTTTCCGGACTATTAGCCAATTGTTCGGACAAGGGAAGAACAGGGTACAACCCGATCATGATGTATGCAGTTATTACTTATGCAAATATGCGTGGAATACGCTCTATTGATCGTATTGTGGATTTATGTGAAAGAGATATTGCTTTTATCTGGCTTACTCAAGGGAGGAAGCCTAAAAGAGATGCTTTTTATGAATTTAAAAGTAAGAAACTTACTTCAGATATTTTGGATGACTTAAACTATCAGTTTATGAGACGATTACAAAAAGAAGGATTTGTTACATTAAAAGAATTGTTCATTGATGGAACAAAAATAGAAGCTAATGCTAATCGTTATACTTTTGTATGGCGTGGAAGCATTAATTATCATCTTGCAGGTCTTCTGGATTCTATTGATAAGCTTTATTCAGACTATAATTCTTTTTTACAAGATAATGGATTTGGTGAAAAGTACGAGCTTGGAAATGCACAAATGTTTGTGATTGACGGAATTGATAGAGTTAGAGATATTATTGAAAAGAACAGAAAAAGAAAGATTACGAAACATAAAAAGCTATCTAATAACCGTATTATAGAGATTGATAACTGCTCGCCTATTGAAATACTTAAGCTTCAGAAAAACCTTATGACTATTGCTGACGGAGAAGGTATTGTATTTGTTAACGGAAAGGGTAAGAGAAAGCCAAAGCTTCAACAATTCTATGAAGAACTTGAACATTGTGGACAGCGATTAATGCACTATAAAGAATGTTTTGAGATTATGGGGAAAGATAGAAACAGCTATTCCAAAACTGATTTGGAAGCAACCTTTATGCGAATGAAGGAAGATCATATGCTTAATGGGCAGCTAAAGCCTGCATACAATGTACAGATAGCGGTAGAGAATTATTTTATTGTACATAGTTATGTAAGTAATGATCGTACAGATTATAATACATTAATTCCGGTCCTTGAAAAGCATAAGGAAGCATTCGGAGAAGTACTTGAAGAAGTGACGGCAGACAGCGGTTATTGTAGTGAGAAAAATCTCTTATATCTAAAAGAAAATAAGATAGATAGTTATATAAAACTACAGGATCATGAAAAACGAAAAACAAGAGCATACAGTAAAGATATAGGTAAATACTACAACATGAAGACAATGGTATTTGAAGATGAGCAAGTCTATATCTGTCATGACGGCCGTGAACTGAGACATATCAACACAGAAAAGAAAGAACAGAATGGTTATACACAAACATATGAAGTATATGGATGTTCAGACTGTAGTGGATGTGAACATAAGTCTAAATGTTTATACAAGTATAATCCTGATAAAGATATTGATAAGAATAAAGTAATGAAGATCAATGAAGTATGGGAAGAGCTCCGAGAGAAGTCACATGCTAACATACAGAGTGAAAAAGGTATTCTGAAACGACAGATACGCTCTATTCAAACAGAAGGTCATTTTGGAGATATTAAAGAGAATGAAGATTTCCGACGCTTTAACTATCGTACTTCAGATAAGGTTTATAAAGAATTTATGCTTTTTGCAATAGGAAGAAATATAAATAAATATCATCGTTTTCTCTATGCCAAACTAAAGAAATTTGAAGGAAAACTACAGGAGAAAACAGCATAG
- a CDS encoding beta-glucosidase, whose translation MKHRDIIEKMTLEEKCAYLSGKNAWDTRSFSAIGIEALHHADGPTGVRKQAGKGDHLGLNASVPATCFPTAATLANSWDIKLIERVGEGLGLEAATENVNVLLGPGINIKRNPLCGRNFEYYSEDPYLSGKLAAAMIKGIQSNGIAACVKHFAVNSQELRRMSMDAVLDERTLREIYITAFEIAIKEGNPKSIMTSYNMVNGVYANENKHLLMEILRKDLGFDGMVVTDWGASNDHAMGVKNGSSLEMPAPGLGSARELLEALKKGKIKESDIDARVDEIIEITLTTKNKKKPRDKAKMFEDNNNLAREAARKSIVLLKNKEDILPLDKNKKIAVIGDFAFNPRYQGAGSSMVNATIVENVDKLIKKLDLSYEKEVKIESKIKKIEAKIEDLDIDPIYGGAGITKVNATYVEDVQKVISQFDLNIIGMSHGYSRIDKEDETLVSEAIELAKKADIVLYFFGLNEASESEGLDRTHLRIPSNQIALLESLAKVNENIVGIISAGSCIEMPWEKNLKGILHGYLFGQAGMGAVFELITGKYNPSAKLSESIVKKYEDVPNIGYYPSRERTSEYRESIFVGYRYFTTANVPVLYPFGYGLSYTEFKYSDIEVDKEKVSFYIKNIGKVAGEEIAQLYIGLKTSNIFRAKIELKGFEKVYLKPDEKKKVTIHFDDKSFRFYNVVTNDFEIETGDYDIYIGRNCLDICLQSTLYIEGNAKVFPYSKNELPSYFEGKVTNISDEEYRRLLGRDIPDGSWSGKLGINDALCQMYYAKSFIARHVYKVLDKRLKKSLEVGAPDLNTLFQFNMPFRAIARMSNGQVSMEMVDSIVLLVNGHFFKGLFGIILGYFKNRKANKMYRKRFLLREDRE comes from the coding sequence ATGAAACATAGAGATATTATTGAAAAAATGACATTGGAAGAAAAATGTGCCTATTTGTCAGGAAAGAATGCCTGGGATACGAGATCATTTTCTGCTATAGGAATTGAGGCTCTTCATCATGCGGATGGACCTACAGGAGTTAGAAAACAGGCAGGGAAGGGAGATCATCTGGGACTTAATGCTTCAGTACCTGCGACCTGCTTTCCTACTGCAGCTACTTTAGCAAATAGCTGGGACATTAAACTAATTGAGAGAGTAGGAGAAGGACTTGGTTTGGAGGCGGCCACTGAGAATGTCAATGTACTATTAGGGCCTGGAATAAATATAAAAAGGAATCCTCTATGTGGTAGAAACTTTGAATACTATTCAGAGGACCCTTACCTGAGTGGAAAACTGGCAGCAGCTATGATAAAGGGCATACAAAGCAATGGAATAGCCGCTTGTGTAAAGCATTTTGCGGTAAATTCTCAAGAACTTCGTAGAATGTCAATGGACGCTGTGCTGGATGAGAGGACTCTTAGAGAAATCTATATTACAGCTTTTGAAATTGCTATAAAAGAGGGTAATCCGAAGTCCATAATGACCAGCTATAATATGGTAAACGGAGTATATGCCAATGAGAATAAACATCTTTTGATGGAGATACTTAGAAAAGATTTGGGATTTGACGGTATGGTTGTTACGGACTGGGGAGCTTCAAATGACCATGCTATGGGAGTTAAAAACGGTTCAAGTCTTGAGATGCCGGCTCCGGGTCTTGGCAGTGCCAGAGAGCTTTTGGAAGCTTTAAAAAAGGGTAAGATAAAAGAAAGCGATATTGATGCCAGAGTAGATGAGATTATAGAAATTACTTTAACCACAAAAAACAAGAAAAAGCCAAGAGATAAGGCTAAGATGTTTGAAGATAATAATAATCTTGCAAGGGAGGCTGCCAGAAAGAGTATCGTACTTTTAAAGAATAAAGAGGATATTTTGCCACTGGATAAGAATAAAAAAATTGCTGTTATAGGAGATTTTGCATTCAATCCAAGATATCAGGGTGCCGGATCTTCTATGGTGAATGCTACGATAGTGGAAAATGTAGACAAGCTTATAAAAAAGCTTGACTTATCTTATGAAAAAGAAGTAAAGATAGAATCTAAAATAAAAAAAATTGAAGCTAAAATAGAAGATTTAGACATTGATCCTATATATGGAGGTGCAGGCATTACAAAAGTTAATGCTACATATGTAGAAGATGTACAAAAGGTCATTTCACAGTTTGACTTAAATATTATAGGTATGTCCCATGGATATTCTAGAATAGATAAAGAAGATGAAACTTTAGTAAGCGAGGCTATAGAGCTTGCAAAGAAAGCTGATATAGTATTGTATTTCTTTGGGTTGAATGAAGCGAGTGAATCCGAGGGACTTGATAGGACTCATTTAAGGATTCCGAGCAATCAGATAGCTTTACTTGAAAGTCTTGCAAAGGTTAATGAAAATATAGTCGGTATTATAAGCGCCGGATCTTGTATTGAAATGCCTTGGGAGAAAAATCTGAAGGGTATACTTCATGGATATTTATTTGGACAGGCCGGTATGGGGGCTGTATTTGAGTTGATTACCGGTAAGTACAATCCAAGTGCTAAGCTCTCAGAGAGTATTGTCAAAAAGTATGAGGATGTGCCAAATATAGGGTATTATCCATCAAGAGAGAGGACTTCAGAATATAGAGAGAGTATCTTTGTAGGTTATAGATACTTTACCACTGCAAATGTACCGGTATTGTATCCTTTTGGCTATGGTCTGTCTTATACTGAGTTTAAATACAGTGATATAGAGGTGGACAAAGAGAAAGTAAGCTTTTATATAAAAAATATTGGAAAGGTAGCAGGCGAGGAGATAGCACAGCTTTATATCGGACTTAAGACATCAAATATTTTTAGAGCAAAAATTGAATTAAAAGGTTTTGAAAAGGTTTATTTAAAACCGGATGAGAAGAAAAAAGTTACTATTCATTTTGATGATAAGTCCTTTAGATTTTACAATGTGGTTACAAATGATTTTGAAATTGAGACTGGAGATTATGATATATACATTGGCAGGAATTGTTTGGATATCTGTCTGCAATCTACACTGTATATTGAAGGTAATGCCAAGGTATTTCCTTATAGTAAGAATGAACTTCCTTCATATTTTGAGGGAAAGGTGACAAATATAAGTGATGAAGAGTACAGGAGATTACTTGGTAGAGATATACCTGATGGTAGTTGGAGTGGAAAGCTTGGTATCAATGATGCATTATGCCAGATGTATTATGCAAAGAGTTTTATTGCAAGGCATGTATACAAGGTACTTGATAAGAGACTAAAAAAATCTCTTGAAGTCGGAGCACCTGATTTAAATACACTGTTCCAGTTCAACATGCCGTTTAGGGCTATTGCAAGAATGAGCAATGGTCAGGTAAGTATGGAAATGGTGGACTCAATTGTACTTCTGGTAAATGGACATTTCTTTAAGGGACTTTTTGGAATCATACTGGGATATTTCAAAAATAGAAAAGCAAATAAGATGTATAGGAAAAGATTCCTGTTAAGAGAAGATAGAGAATAA
- a CDS encoding GtrA domain-containing protein, which translates to MSVMKKWIDNHPNLWEFIMFNILSNVATIVNFIVMWIGTATFTRLGWHLLPFKFLIFNYVDNIEQNLGRAGFLSFLIATALAQTVNFFVQKQFVFKSNAAFKDAIPKYIVLAIVLVIISAALPAYSQKFFMDIGVSASLVPTLANVLNIIVQVVISYPTMKYIVMPEKK; encoded by the coding sequence ATGAGTGTTATGAAAAAATGGATAGATAACCATCCAAATTTATGGGAGTTTATTATGTTTAATATACTCTCAAATGTAGCAACAATAGTAAATTTTATTGTGATGTGGATTGGAACGGCTACATTTACAAGACTTGGTTGGCATCTTTTGCCATTTAAGTTTTTAATATTTAATTATGTAGATAATATTGAGCAAAACTTGGGTAGAGCAGGTTTTTTGAGTTTCCTCATAGCGACTGCACTTGCACAGACTGTGAATTTTTTTGTACAAAAACAGTTTGTTTTCAAATCAAATGCAGCATTTAAGGATGCTATACCGAAGTATATAGTTCTTGCCATTGTTTTGGTAATTATTTCTGCGGCACTACCTGCATATTCACAGAAGTTTTTCATGGATATCGGGGTAAGTGCAAGTCTTGTACCTACACTGGCTAATGTACTGAATATTATTGTACAGGTGGTTATCAGCTATCCTACAATGAAGTACATTGTAATGCCGGAGAAGAAGTAA